A region of Emys orbicularis isolate rEmyOrb1 chromosome 20, rEmyOrb1.hap1, whole genome shotgun sequence DNA encodes the following proteins:
- the LOC135892128 gene encoding protein NKG7-like has translation MAAPRILSTVLALLSLLLLLVALGSDHWRVATSRLGSLHEGLWKSCQNSVCEQISSASVSLKVTRAFTLLGMIAGFLSSFALLASFLRSHLGSLALTLLSFLGSFSAGLCAMIALAMYTGEFAGAVNAAHSQVTFGWSFGLGWASFPLFLITEDQRGNLGLQWLENGDPSDW, from the exons ATGGCGGCTCCCCGGATCCTCAGCACCgtcctggccctgctcagcctcctgctgctgctggtggccctGGGCTCCGACCACTGGCGGGTGGCCACCAGCCGCCTCGGGTCCCTCCATGAGGGGCTGTGGAAGAGCTGCCAGAATTCGGTGTGTGAACAAATTTCTTCAGCATCAG TCTCTTTAAAGGTCACCAGGGCTTTCACACTGCTAGGCATGATCGCTGGGTTTCTCTCCTCCTTCGCTCTCCTCGCCTCGTTCCTGCGCTCCCACCTCGGCTCCTTAGCTCTGACCCTGCTCTCCTTCCTGGGCAGCTTCAGCGCAG GGCTCTGTGCCATGATCGCGCTGGCCATGTACACAGGGGAGTTCGCTGGGGCTGTGAATGCCGCCCACAGCCAAGTCACCTTCGGCTGGTCCTTCGGCCTCGGCTgggcctccttccccctcttcctcaTCACTG aggaccagcgagggaacttgggactccaatggctggagaatggagaccccagcgactggtga
- the LOC135892680 gene encoding lens fiber membrane intrinsic protein-like isoform X2: MYSFMAGGLFCASVGNILLVVCTATDYWVQYRLQGALAHQGLWRYCLAGKCYMQMENIAYWNATRAFMILSALSCFAGIITGILSFAHRSTFEKFNRSFAAGIMFFVSTLFVLLAMAVYTGVTVNFLGKRFGDWRFSWSYILGWVALLMTFFAGIFYMCAYRMHGCQRVAETR, from the exons ATGTATAGCTTCATGGCAGGGGGTCTTTTCTGCGCCTCGGTCGGGAACATCCTGCTGGTGGTTTGCACAGCCACTGACTACTGGGTGCAGTACCGGCTCCAGGGAGCCTTGGCCCACCAGGGCCTCTGGCGCTACTGTCTGGCGGGCAAGTGCTACATGCAGATGGAGAACATTG CCTACTGGAATGCCACCCGGGCCTTCATGATCCTCTCTGCCCTGTCCTGCTTCGCTGGCATCATCACGGGGATCTTGTCCTTCGCCCACCGATCCACCTTCGAGAAATTCAACCGGTCGTTCGCTGCTGGGATAATGTTCTTCGTCTCCA cGCTCTTCGTCCTGCTGGCTATGGCTGTCTACACCGGAGTCACCGTCAACTTCCTGGGCAAGCGGTTCGGGGACTGGCGCTTCTCCTGGTCTTACATCCTGGGCTGGGTTGCCCTGCTCATGACCTTCTTCGCAG GGATATTTTACATGTGCGCGTATCGGATGCACGGATGCCAGCGCGTGGCTGAGACGCGTTAA
- the LOC135892680 gene encoding lens fiber membrane intrinsic protein-like isoform X1, producing MYSFMAGGLFCASVGNILLVVCTATDYWVQYRLQGALAHQGLWRYCLAGKCYMQMENIGKDHWGRCAAGGGVAASVRWASRPLLNRSGFECFLPAALAYWNATRAFMILSALSCFAGIITGILSFAHRSTFEKFNRSFAAGIMFFVSTLFVLLAMAVYTGVTVNFLGKRFGDWRFSWSYILGWVALLMTFFAGIFYMCAYRMHGCQRVAETR from the exons ATGTATAGCTTCATGGCAGGGGGTCTTTTCTGCGCCTCGGTCGGGAACATCCTGCTGGTGGTTTGCACAGCCACTGACTACTGGGTGCAGTACCGGCTCCAGGGAGCCTTGGCCCACCAGGGCCTCTGGCGCTACTGTCTGGCGGGCAAGTGCTACATGCAGATGGAGAACATTGGTAAGGACcactgggggcgctgtgctgcagggggcggg gtggctgcatctgtgCGCTGGGCGAGCCGTCCCCTTCTAAACAGGAGCGGTTTTGAGTGTTTTCTCCCCGCTGCTCTAGCCTACTGGAATGCCACCCGGGCCTTCATGATCCTCTCTGCCCTGTCCTGCTTCGCTGGCATCATCACGGGGATCTTGTCCTTCGCCCACCGATCCACCTTCGAGAAATTCAACCGGTCGTTCGCTGCTGGGATAATGTTCTTCGTCTCCA cGCTCTTCGTCCTGCTGGCTATGGCTGTCTACACCGGAGTCACCGTCAACTTCCTGGGCAAGCGGTTCGGGGACTGGCGCTTCTCCTGGTCTTACATCCTGGGCTGGGTTGCCCTGCTCATGACCTTCTTCGCAG GGATATTTTACATGTGCGCGTATCGGATGCACGGATGCCAGCGCGTGGCTGAGACGCGTTAA